From the Candidatus Nomurabacteria bacterium genome, one window contains:
- a CDS encoding DUF1653 domain-containing protein has protein sequence MEIKPGQIWKHYKGDTYKIVTLAKFKDADLTDVVVYERLTDLAHTGWRIYCRNKDNFLGKKDIDGKSIERFTFVSEN, from the coding sequence ATGGAAATTAAACCTGGACAAATTTGGAAACACTACAAAGGAGATACGTACAAGATAGTAACTCTTGCTAAATTTAAAGACGCGGACCTGACAGATGTTGTAGTTTACGAGAGACTTACTGATCTAGCGCATACAGGCTGGAGAATATACTGTAGGAACAAAGATAATTTTTTAGGTAAAAAAGATATAGATGGAAAAAGTATAGAAAGATTTACTTTTGTAAGTGAAAATTAA